GAAGTCCATGTATTCAGTGCCGGCTATAAAGAGGAGGAATTACGCGAAATACTGCAGTTCGCCCATCATGTGATCTTCAACTCCTTCTCCCAGTGGAAGCGCTACCGGGAGCTGTGCCTGGATATGCAAAAGCAGCGCCCTGAGCTGCGCTTCGGTCTGCGCATTAACCCAGAACACTCCGAGGGCCACACAGATCTCTACGACCCCTGTGCGCCCTGCTCGCGCCTGGGCATTGTGCGCTCTCTGTTTGAAGACGAATCCCTGCAAGGTATCAGCGGCCTGCACTTCCACACCCTGTGCGAACAGGACTTCAAGCCATTGGAGCGCACCATTGCGGCAGTGGAAGAAAAATTTGCCGACCTGATCCCGCAAATGGAGTGGATCAATTTCGGTGGTGGCCACCATATCACCCGCCGCGACTATCAAGTGGATGAGCTGGTGGAGGCGGTGCGAACCTTCGCCGATAAATACCATGTACAGGTCTATCTCGAACCCGGTGAAGCTATTTCCCTGTTCTCTGGAATACTGGTCTCCGAGGTAATTGATACCTGCTGGAACGGCCAGAATCAGGCCATCCTCGATGCCTCGGCTACCTGCCATATGCCGGATGTGCTTGAAATGCCCTACCGCCCGGAGATCACTGGCGCTGCGCGCCCTGGAGAGCTGCCTCATACCTACCGCCTGGGTGGGCAGAGTTGCCTCGCGGGAGACAGCATTGGCGAGTACAGCTTTCACAATCCTCTCAGGGTAGGGGAGCGCCTGGTTTTCGAGGAGATGGCTTACTACACCATGGTGAAAACCAATACATTCAATGGTATTCCCCTGCCTGCCATCGCCCTATGGAACTCGGATACCGACGACCTGAAAATGATCAAAACCTTCGGCTATGAAGATTTCAAGGGACGCCTCTCCTGAAGCGTAATTTGCTCGAGGTCTGATCTGGATATAAAGATACGGCGAGCGCGGCAAGTAAACCCCGTCGCCAGAGGAACAAAACGTAATGTCAGAAAACGACTACCCCATTTTTCTCGGCTCTGAAATCGAGCAACCGCAGCCGCAAGATGCCCTTTTCCACATCATCCCAATCCCCTATGAAGAGACCGTCTCTTACGGCGGTGGCACCGGTAAAGGTCCGGCTTCCATCCTTGAAGCCTCCTGGCAGCTGGAGACTTTCGACAATTTCTCCAACCCCTGTGATCTGGGTATCTTCACCCGCTCGCCGGTATCGGTTTCTGGCCCCGCAGAACAGGTGATGGACAATATCGCCGCGGCCACCAAAGAGGTACTGGCACTGGGCAAGATGCCGGTGGGAATCGGCGGCGAGCACTCGGTGACCTGGGGTATTATCAAAGGGCTGCTTGACGCCGGTGAAACTGACTTTGGTGTGGTGCAGATCGATGCCCACGCCGACTTGCGCGACCGCTACGAAGGTCACAAGCACAGCCATGCCAGCGTGATGCGCCTAGTGGTGGAAGCCGGCGTACCCCTGTTC
This DNA window, taken from Microbulbifer sp. GL-2, encodes the following:
- the speB gene encoding agmatinase codes for the protein MSENDYPIFLGSEIEQPQPQDALFHIIPIPYEETVSYGGGTGKGPASILEASWQLETFDNFSNPCDLGIFTRSPVSVSGPAEQVMDNIAAATKEVLALGKMPVGIGGEHSVTWGIIKGLLDAGETDFGVVQIDAHADLRDRYEGHKHSHASVMRLVVEAGVPLFQLGIRAYCEEEVQARKDHNVGYLDAHQLVPNNVQEFRLPENFPKKVFFTLDIDGMDPSVFPSTGTPVPGGLGWYQTLNLFESVARQREIIGFDILEFAPIEGFHAYDFAAAQLMYKLMGIIQRNR
- the nspC gene encoding carboxynorspermidine decarboxylase translates to MDLTPRVDYFGSFDPYRVPSPCFVIDEIALRDNLALLADVQKRSGAKVLAALKAFSMFSTGSIVAEYLSGTCASGLYEAKLGFEEYGGRDQDKEVHVFSAGYKEEELREILQFAHHVIFNSFSQWKRYRELCLDMQKQRPELRFGLRINPEHSEGHTDLYDPCAPCSRLGIVRSLFEDESLQGISGLHFHTLCEQDFKPLERTIAAVEEKFADLIPQMEWINFGGGHHITRRDYQVDELVEAVRTFADKYHVQVYLEPGEAISLFSGILVSEVIDTCWNGQNQAILDASATCHMPDVLEMPYRPEITGAARPGELPHTYRLGGQSCLAGDSIGEYSFHNPLRVGERLVFEEMAYYTMVKTNTFNGIPLPAIALWNSDTDDLKMIKTFGYEDFKGRLS